Proteins encoded within one genomic window of Candidatus Berkiella cookevillensis:
- the minE gene encoding cell division topological specificity factor MinE — protein MKLLDFLKFNFNRPKKTAAQVAKERLQIIVSHESARKASPDMMKKLQKELLEVICKYVHIDQDKIKVQLERHGDQSVLELNVTLQEDTLEKSVASL, from the coding sequence ATGAAGCTACTAGATTTTTTAAAATTTAACTTTAACAGACCCAAAAAAACAGCGGCACAAGTTGCCAAAGAACGTTTGCAGATTATTGTTTCTCATGAGAGTGCTCGCAAAGCAAGTCCTGACATGATGAAAAAATTGCAAAAAGAGCTTTTGGAAGTCATTTGTAAATATGTTCACATCGATCAAGACAAAATCAAAGTACAACTTGAACGTCATGGCGATCAATCTGTACTTGAGCTGAATGTAACTTTACAAGAAGACACGCTTGAGAAATCAGTTGCGAGTCTGTAG